The proteins below come from a single Chrysoperla carnea chromosome 1, inChrCarn1.1, whole genome shotgun sequence genomic window:
- the LOC123305868 gene encoding calcium and integrin-binding family member 3: MGNKLVTFTEEQLEKYQDCTYFTRKDILRAFKRYRDVNPEVVPKQMTDKEPYTIRVPLESMEKLPELHENPFRKRICEVFSRNGSGNLTFEDFLDLLSAFSENAPRDVKVFYAFKIYDFDNDDYIGSSDLEQALKLITKQELTQEERQQIAEKVFEESDVDGDGKLSFMEFEHVITRAPDFISTFHIRI, translated from the exons ATGGGTAATAAATTAGTAACTTTTACGGAAGAGCAACTCGAAAAATACcag gatTGCACGTATTTCACAAGGAAGGATATTTTAAG ggcGTTTAAACGTTACCGTGATGTAAATCCAGAAGTTGTACCAAAACAAATGACTGATAAGGAACCATATACAATTCGTGTACCTTTAGAAAGTATGGAAAAACTACCTGAGTTACATGAAAACCCGTTTCGTAAACGTATTTGTGAAGTATTTTCACGAAATGGTAGTGGTAATTTAACATTTGAAGATTTTCTTGATTTACTGTCAGCATTCAGTGAGAATGCGCCACGTGATGTTAAAGTGttttatgcttttaaaatatacg ATTTTGATAACGATGATTATATCGGCTCCTCGGATTTAGAACAAGCattaaaattaatcacaaaACAGGAATTAACACAAGAAGAACGTCAACAAATTGCTGAAAAGGTATTCGAAGAAAGTGATGTTGATGGAGATGGGAAACTCTCATTTATGGAGTTTGAACATGTTATAACTCGTGCTCCGGATTTCATATCAACATTTCACATTCGTATTTAA